The following proteins come from a genomic window of Streptomyces sp. Sge12:
- a CDS encoding LLM class flavin-dependent oxidoreductase, with the protein MQFGIFTVGDVTADPTTGRVPSEHERIKAMLAIAQKAEEVGLDVFATGEHHNPPFVPSSPTTLLAHIAARTENLILSTSTTLITTNDPVKIAEDFAMLQHVADGRVDLMMGRGNTGPVYPWFGKDIRDGIDLAIENYALLRRLWDEDTVTWKGKFRTPLQSFTSTPRPLDGVAPFVWHGSIRSPEIAEQAAYYGDGFFHNNIFWPASHTEQMVNLYRQRYAHYGHGTPEQAIVGLGGQVFMRKNSQDAIREFRPYFDNAPVYGHGPSLEEFTSQTPLTVGSPQQVIERTLSFRDYAGDYQRQLFLMDHAGLPLKTVLEQLDLLGEEVVPVLRKEFANLRPAGVPDAPTHPARVAAAHRTPKEETQA; encoded by the coding sequence ATGCAGTTCGGGATCTTCACCGTCGGCGACGTCACGGCCGATCCGACGACCGGACGCGTGCCCAGCGAGCACGAACGCATCAAGGCGATGCTCGCCATCGCACAGAAGGCCGAGGAGGTCGGCCTCGACGTCTTCGCCACCGGCGAGCACCACAACCCGCCGTTCGTCCCCTCCTCACCGACGACGCTGCTCGCCCACATCGCCGCACGCACCGAGAACCTCATCCTGTCCACGTCGACGACGCTGATCACCACCAACGACCCGGTGAAGATCGCCGAGGACTTCGCGATGCTCCAGCACGTCGCGGACGGCCGCGTCGACCTCATGATGGGCCGCGGCAACACCGGACCGGTCTACCCCTGGTTCGGCAAGGACATCCGCGACGGCATCGACCTCGCCATCGAGAACTACGCCCTGCTGCGCCGCCTGTGGGACGAGGACACCGTCACCTGGAAGGGCAAGTTCCGCACCCCGCTGCAGTCCTTCACCTCCACCCCCCGCCCGCTCGACGGCGTCGCACCCTTCGTCTGGCACGGCTCCATCCGCTCGCCGGAGATCGCCGAACAGGCCGCCTACTACGGCGACGGCTTCTTCCACAACAACATCTTCTGGCCCGCCTCCCACACCGAGCAGATGGTCAACCTCTACCGGCAGCGCTACGCCCACTACGGGCACGGCACCCCCGAACAGGCCATCGTCGGCCTCGGCGGCCAGGTCTTCATGCGCAAGAACTCCCAGGACGCGATCCGCGAGTTCCGCCCCTACTTCGACAACGCCCCGGTCTACGGCCACGGCCCGTCCCTGGAGGAGTTCACCTCCCAGACACCCCTGACCGTCGGCTCGCCCCAGCAGGTCATCGAACGCACCCTGTCCTTCCGGGACTACGCCGGCGACTACCAGCGCCAGCTGTTCCTGATGGACCACGCCGGCCTGCCCCTGAAGACCGTCCTGGAACAGCTCGACCTCCTCGGCGAAGAGGTCGTACCGGTCCTGCGCAAGGAGTTCGCCAACCTGCGCCCGGCCGGCGTACCCGACGCCCCCACCCACCCGGCCCGCGTCGCCGCGGCCCACCGCACCCCGAAGGAGGAGACGCAGGCATGA
- a CDS encoding CE1759 family FMN reductase — protein MKLVVVSAGLSSPSSTRLLADRLTAATLEHVDAEPQVIEVRELAAEIAQHFVTGFPPARLAAALDTVAAADGLIAVTPVFAGSYSGLFKSFFDLIDKDALTGTPVLLAATGGTARHSLVTEHALRPLFTYLRALALPTAVYAASEDWGEQGLDRRITRAAAELARFMAPAAHPAASRDTAPDVDTAAAIAPRSTTGAITSTDPANGFTIVPFAQRLAALQAE, from the coding sequence ATGAAACTCGTCGTCGTATCGGCGGGGCTGAGCTCCCCCTCCTCCACCCGGCTGCTCGCCGACCGGCTCACGGCCGCGACACTGGAGCACGTGGACGCCGAACCCCAGGTGATAGAGGTGAGGGAGCTGGCGGCGGAGATCGCCCAGCACTTCGTCACCGGGTTCCCGCCCGCCCGCCTGGCCGCCGCACTCGACACGGTGGCGGCCGCGGACGGCCTCATCGCCGTCACACCGGTCTTCGCGGGCTCCTACAGCGGCCTGTTCAAGTCGTTCTTCGACCTCATCGACAAGGACGCCCTCACCGGCACACCGGTCCTCCTCGCAGCCACCGGCGGCACCGCCCGCCACAGCCTGGTCACCGAACACGCCCTGCGCCCGCTGTTCACCTACCTGCGCGCCCTCGCCCTGCCGACCGCCGTGTACGCGGCCTCGGAGGACTGGGGCGAGCAGGGACTGGACCGGCGGATCACCCGCGCGGCCGCCGAACTGGCACGTTTCATGGCACCCGCCGCCCACCCGGCCGCCTCCCGGGACACCGCCCCGGACGTCGACACCGCCGCCGCGATCGCACCCCGTTCCACGACGGGCGCGATCACCTCCACGGATCCGGCGAACGGCTTCACCATCGTGCCCTTCGCACAACGGCTGGCCGCACTGCAGGCCGAGTAG
- a CDS encoding phospholipase, with the protein MTTHLGPGAGPRMFLALIAALCTVIGATSLGTGAAAAADQRRPVYAVAHRVDTLDGVDAALEHGANSIEIDVCAWWNPNEWRAYHDCSSAGDNRLGPGFDSMVDRILSHAASGRRLALVWLDIKDPNYCGERENRGCSVAGLRDKAQRLTAAGIQVLYGFYEYHGGSTPDVGGRGWKSLEGRLGGLEGVTTTGTRDRVREAFDRSGSGFPAGRRVMDYGDSDITKGFGNCTESTYYTCAELKKGAGDRDAGRLAATLSWTTTYNDPWYVDKLLGEGRVDGIIAGYGAFTGVREYDDSWQCANSIGLIRDWVNRHGGTHRMAVAGDRLFR; encoded by the coding sequence TTGACCACTCACCTCGGGCCCGGCGCCGGCCCACGGATGTTCCTGGCGCTGATCGCGGCCCTGTGCACGGTCATCGGCGCCACCTCGCTCGGCACGGGGGCGGCGGCAGCAGCCGATCAGCGTCGCCCCGTCTACGCCGTCGCGCACCGCGTCGACACCCTGGACGGCGTGGACGCCGCGCTCGAGCACGGCGCCAACAGCATCGAGATAGACGTGTGCGCCTGGTGGAACCCGAACGAATGGCGGGCCTATCACGACTGTTCCTCGGCCGGCGACAACCGGCTGGGCCCCGGCTTCGACAGCATGGTCGACCGCATTCTGTCCCACGCCGCCTCGGGGCGCCGCCTCGCGCTGGTCTGGCTGGACATCAAGGACCCGAACTACTGCGGGGAACGGGAGAACCGCGGGTGCAGCGTCGCCGGACTGCGCGACAAGGCGCAGCGGTTGACGGCTGCCGGGATCCAGGTGCTCTACGGGTTCTACGAGTACCACGGCGGCAGCACCCCGGATGTCGGCGGCAGGGGCTGGAAGAGTCTGGAGGGCCGGCTCGGCGGCCTGGAGGGCGTCACGACGACCGGGACCCGCGACCGGGTCCGGGAGGCGTTCGACCGGTCCGGTTCCGGATTCCCGGCCGGTCGGCGGGTGATGGACTACGGCGACAGCGACATCACCAAGGGGTTCGGCAACTGCACGGAGTCCACGTACTACACGTGCGCGGAACTGAAGAAGGGCGCCGGGGACCGTGACGCGGGGCGGCTCGCGGCCACCCTGTCCTGGACGACCACCTACAACGACCCGTGGTACGTCGACAAACTGCTGGGCGAGGGGCGCGTGGACGGCATCATCGCGGGCTACGGGGCCTTCACCGGCGTGCGCGAGTACGACGACAGCTGGCAGTGCGCCAACTCCATCGGGCTGATCCGCGACTGGGTGAACCGCCACGGCGGCACGCATCGCATGGCCGTCGCGGGTGACCGCCTGTTCCGGTAG
- a CDS encoding quinone oxidoreductase family protein: protein MKAVLLDAENHYRVTELDEPTPGPGQVAIRVAYAGIQWGDTMARDGRFPLPRPFVPGFEASGHITAVGDGVDPARIGRPVTALTAAGACAEVALAPAALTLETGDLPLRTAAGLGWGAPTAYDLIHTTTRVRPGESVLIHAAAGSVGTLAAQFARLAGAGRIVGVAGSAARADYAAAFGYDRVLLREQFPGALHAERFDVILDPVGGPTRRAGLHLLAEHGRLAAFGNLGPHESAPADPNDLLMHGTSLLTYNSNLLSRTHPERLADSARHALRLVADGSVRIDITAEYGLADLATAVQRLAEGATHGKSVIRIA from the coding sequence ATGAAGGCTGTCCTCCTCGACGCCGAGAACCACTACCGCGTCACCGAACTCGACGAGCCCACCCCCGGCCCCGGTCAGGTGGCGATCCGCGTCGCCTACGCCGGGATCCAGTGGGGCGACACCATGGCCCGCGACGGCCGCTTCCCCCTCCCGCGCCCCTTCGTCCCGGGCTTCGAGGCCTCCGGGCACATCACCGCGGTCGGCGACGGCGTCGACCCGGCCCGCATCGGCAGGCCCGTCACCGCACTGACGGCGGCGGGCGCCTGCGCCGAAGTGGCCCTGGCGCCCGCCGCGCTCACCCTGGAAACCGGCGACCTGCCGCTGCGCACCGCCGCCGGCCTCGGCTGGGGCGCCCCGACCGCCTACGACCTGATCCACACCACCACCCGCGTGCGCCCCGGCGAGAGCGTCCTCATCCATGCCGCGGCCGGCTCGGTCGGCACCCTCGCCGCCCAGTTCGCCCGCCTCGCCGGAGCCGGCCGCATCGTCGGCGTCGCCGGCAGCGCCGCCAGGGCCGACTACGCCGCCGCCTTCGGCTACGACCGGGTCCTGCTGCGCGAACAATTCCCGGGCGCTCTCCACGCCGAACGCTTCGACGTGATCCTCGACCCGGTCGGCGGCCCGACCCGCCGGGCCGGTCTGCACCTGCTGGCCGAGCACGGACGACTCGCGGCCTTCGGCAACCTCGGCCCCCACGAGTCCGCCCCCGCCGACCCGAACGACCTGCTCATGCACGGCACATCGCTCCTGACCTACAACAGCAACCTGCTCAGCCGCACCCACCCCGAACGCCTCGCCGACAGCGCCCGCCACGCGCTCCGCCTCGTCGCGGACGGCAGCGTACGGATCGACATCACCGCCGAGTACGGGCTCGCGGACCTGGCCACCGCCGTGCAGCGGCTCGCCGAGGGCGCCACCCACGGCAAGAGCGTGATCCGCATCGCCTGA
- a CDS encoding MarR family winged helix-turn-helix transcriptional regulator — protein MNLLVEWECVMEAPVDESLCTRIRRSEQALMAHHEAVLRGYGLTMTQYTVLLALSREGGMSGAQLARSCGVTQQSMSSVLANMEAKRLIRREASPVHAKVQIASLSEEGRELLDRAYQEVAVLERALADAFTPSEHAALGELLDRATAVLIGQTRRTGAAPAS, from the coding sequence ATGAACCTGTTAGTTGAGTGGGAGTGCGTGATGGAAGCCCCGGTCGATGAGTCCCTCTGCACCCGGATCAGGCGCTCGGAGCAGGCGCTGATGGCGCATCACGAGGCGGTGCTGCGCGGCTACGGGCTGACCATGACGCAGTACACGGTGCTGCTGGCCCTCTCCCGCGAGGGCGGCATGTCGGGCGCCCAACTGGCCCGTTCCTGCGGGGTGACGCAGCAGAGCATGAGCAGCGTGCTGGCCAACATGGAGGCCAAGCGACTGATCCGCCGCGAGGCGTCCCCGGTGCACGCCAAGGTGCAGATCGCGAGCCTGAGCGAGGAGGGCCGGGAGCTCCTGGACCGCGCCTACCAGGAGGTGGCCGTCCTGGAGCGGGCGCTCGCCGACGCCTTCACGCCCTCCGAGCACGCGGCGCTCGGTGAACTCCTGGACCGGGCGACGGCCGTGCTGATCGGGCAGACCCGCCGGACCGGGGCCGCGCCCGCCTCCTGA
- a CDS encoding arginase family protein: MRKPAVIEAPSVLGLRPSGVQDLPAALLGAGLAERLGAVRAGRVEAAAYDARRDERTGILNPLGIARHAVALADAVAGVVDGGFFPVVLGGDCSILLGNLLCLRRRGRYGLLFLDGHTDFYQPAAEPTGEAASMELALATGRGPGLLADLEGRGPLVRDEDVVAFGFRDALESAGAGMQPLPPGLHRVDLEGVRAVGAGAAARWALGRLGEGGSAGFWVHLDVDVLDDELMPAVDYRIPGGLTWAELESVLRIALADERAVGLDVTIFNPRLDPGGTLAARLCECLGRGMSARGGHGS; this comes from the coding sequence GTGCGGAAACCGGCGGTCATCGAGGCGCCGTCCGTGCTGGGGCTGCGGCCCTCGGGGGTCCAGGACCTGCCGGCGGCCCTCCTGGGAGCCGGTCTGGCCGAGCGGCTGGGGGCCGTGCGGGCCGGCCGGGTCGAGGCGGCGGCGTACGACGCGAGGCGGGACGAGCGTACGGGGATCCTCAATCCGCTCGGTATCGCGCGCCATGCCGTCGCCCTGGCCGACGCCGTCGCCGGCGTGGTGGACGGTGGTTTCTTCCCCGTGGTCCTCGGCGGCGACTGCAGCATCCTGCTGGGCAACCTCCTGTGTCTGCGCCGCCGCGGGCGGTACGGGCTGCTGTTCCTCGACGGCCACACCGACTTCTACCAGCCGGCCGCCGAGCCGACCGGTGAGGCGGCCTCGATGGAGCTCGCTCTGGCCACGGGCCGCGGGCCCGGGCTGCTCGCCGACCTGGAGGGCCGCGGGCCCCTGGTGCGCGACGAGGATGTCGTCGCCTTCGGCTTCCGTGACGCCCTCGAGTCGGCCGGGGCCGGAATGCAGCCCCTGCCTCCCGGGCTGCATCGCGTCGATCTGGAGGGTGTGCGTGCGGTCGGTGCCGGTGCGGCGGCGCGGTGGGCGCTCGGGCGTCTCGGGGAGGGCGGGAGCGCCGGTTTCTGGGTCCACCTCGACGTCGACGTCCTGGACGACGAGCTCATGCCGGCCGTGGACTACCGCATCCCCGGCGGGCTGACGTGGGCGGAGCTGGAGAGCGTGCTGCGGATCGCGCTGGCCGACGAACGCGCCGTCGGACTCGACGTCACGATCTTCAACCCGCGGCTGGATCCCGGCGGGACCCTGGCCGCCCGCCTGTGCGAGTGCCTGGGGCGGGGGATGTCGGCGCGGGGCGGTCACGGGAGTTGA
- a CDS encoding phospholipase D-like domain-containing protein, with amino-acid sequence MARTVRTTALVSTTALALGLSLLASAAPAAAADAAPTPHLDSVEQTLRQVSPGLEGSVWERTAGNRLGSSAPGAADWLLQTPGCWGDAACTDRPGTRRLLDKIRQDIAAARETVDISTLAPFPDGGYQDAIVAGLKESAHRGNRLKVRILVGAAPVYHSTVIPSSYRNELLTKLGPDAAAGITLNVASMTTSKTAFSWNHSKLVVVDGSSVITGGINSWKGDYLETSHPVSDVDLALSGPAAGSAGRYLDSLWDWTCRNRNSWSSVWFAASPGADCMPSLPRPAAPLGGGDTPALAVGGLGVGIRRSDPASSFNPVLPTAADTKCGIGLHDNTNADRDYDTVNPEESALRALVSSATSHIEISQQDVHATCPPLPRYDVRLYDALAAKLASGVKVRIVVSDPANRGTIGSGGYSQIKSLSEVADALRGRLAALTGDGARARTAMCENLQLATFRSSDRPTWADGKPYAQHHKLVSVDGAAFYIGSKNLYPSWLQDFGYIVESPAAAGQLKSDLLDPQWRYSQATATYDHARGLCQG; translated from the coding sequence TTGGCACGCACCGTCCGCACGACGGCCCTCGTCTCCACCACGGCCCTCGCCCTGGGCCTCTCCCTCCTGGCTTCCGCCGCCCCCGCGGCCGCCGCCGACGCCGCACCCACGCCGCACCTGGACTCGGTCGAGCAGACCCTGCGCCAGGTCTCGCCGGGCCTGGAGGGCTCGGTGTGGGAGCGCACCGCCGGGAACCGCCTCGGCTCCTCCGCCCCCGGCGCCGCCGACTGGCTGCTCCAGACCCCCGGTTGCTGGGGCGACGCCGCCTGCACCGACCGGCCCGGCACCCGCCGCCTCCTGGACAAGATCCGCCAGGACATCGCCGCCGCCCGCGAAACGGTGGACATATCGACGCTGGCGCCCTTCCCCGACGGCGGCTACCAGGACGCGATCGTCGCGGGCCTGAAGGAATCCGCCCACAGGGGCAACCGGCTGAAGGTGCGCATCCTGGTGGGCGCCGCGCCCGTCTACCACTCCACGGTCATCCCCTCGTCCTACCGCAACGAGCTCCTCACGAAGCTCGGCCCGGACGCAGCCGCCGGCATCACCCTCAACGTGGCCTCGATGACCACCTCGAAGACCGCGTTCTCCTGGAACCACTCCAAGCTGGTCGTCGTCGACGGCAGTTCGGTGATCACCGGCGGCATCAACAGCTGGAAGGGCGACTACCTGGAGACCTCGCACCCGGTGAGCGACGTCGACCTCGCGCTGAGCGGGCCCGCCGCCGGCTCCGCGGGCCGCTACCTGGACTCCCTGTGGGACTGGACCTGCCGCAACAGGAACAGCTGGAGCTCGGTCTGGTTCGCCGCCTCGCCCGGCGCGGACTGCATGCCCTCCCTGCCCCGGCCCGCCGCCCCCCTGGGCGGGGGCGACACGCCCGCGCTCGCCGTCGGCGGCCTCGGCGTCGGGATCCGCCGCAGCGACCCCGCCTCCTCCTTCAACCCCGTCCTGCCCACGGCCGCCGACACCAAGTGCGGCATCGGGCTCCACGACAACACCAACGCCGACCGGGACTACGACACCGTCAACCCCGAGGAGAGCGCCCTGCGCGCCCTGGTCTCCAGCGCGACCTCGCACATCGAGATCTCCCAGCAGGACGTCCACGCCACCTGCCCGCCGCTGCCCCGCTACGACGTACGCCTCTACGACGCCCTCGCCGCGAAGCTCGCCTCCGGCGTGAAGGTCCGCATCGTCGTGAGCGACCCGGCGAACCGCGGCACGATCGGCAGCGGCGGCTACTCCCAGATCAAGTCGCTCTCCGAGGTGGCCGACGCCCTGCGCGGCCGCCTGGCGGCCCTGACCGGCGACGGCGCCCGCGCGCGCACGGCGATGTGCGAGAACCTCCAGCTGGCCACCTTCCGCTCCTCCGACCGGCCGACCTGGGCGGACGGCAAGCCGTACGCCCAGCACCACAAGCTGGTCTCGGTCGACGGGGCGGCCTTCTACATCGGCTCCAAGAACCTGTACCCGTCCTGGCTCCAGGACTTCGGGTACATCGTCGAGAGCCCGGCCGCGGCCGGACAGCTGAAGAGCGACCTGCTCGACCCGCAGTGGCGGTACTCGCAGGCCACCGCGACCTACGACCACGCCCGCGGCCTCTGCCAGGGCTGA
- a CDS encoding alpha/beta fold hydrolase codes for MSQQTTHATHRLVPSPAGRTHVVEQGTGPLVLLVHGFPESWYSWRHQLPALAAAGYRAAAIDVRGYGRSSRPEDPTAYRMPELVADNAAVVHALGERSAVIVGHDWGSVIAADSALLRPDVFRAVGMLSVPYAPRGGPRPSTVFTRLGADRDEEFYVSYFQEPGRAEAEIEPDVRGWLAGFYAAFSADTMPAPDAPAPHFLGRGARLRDRFPTGPLPGWLGEQDLDVYAGEFERTGLSGALGRYRNMDRDWEDLAHLDGAPLTQPSLFAGGALDASTTWMADAIKAYPTTLPGLLSSRILDGCGHWIQQERPDEVNRLLIDWLAALPA; via the coding sequence ATGTCGCAGCAGACCACGCACGCCACACACCGCCTGGTCCCCTCGCCCGCGGGCCGGACCCACGTGGTGGAACAGGGCACCGGACCACTGGTACTGCTCGTGCACGGCTTCCCGGAATCCTGGTACTCCTGGCGCCACCAGCTGCCGGCCCTGGCCGCCGCCGGATACCGCGCGGCCGCCATCGACGTCCGCGGCTACGGCCGCTCCTCCAGGCCCGAAGACCCGACGGCGTACCGGATGCCGGAACTGGTCGCGGACAACGCCGCCGTGGTGCACGCCCTGGGCGAACGGTCCGCGGTGATCGTCGGCCACGACTGGGGCTCGGTCATCGCCGCCGATTCCGCCCTGCTCAGGCCGGACGTCTTCCGCGCCGTGGGAATGCTCAGCGTCCCCTACGCCCCGCGCGGCGGCCCGCGGCCCAGCACGGTCTTCACCCGGCTGGGCGCGGACCGGGACGAGGAGTTCTACGTCTCCTACTTCCAGGAGCCCGGCCGGGCCGAGGCCGAGATCGAGCCCGACGTGCGCGGCTGGCTCGCCGGCTTCTACGCCGCCTTCTCCGCCGACACCATGCCCGCCCCCGACGCACCCGCCCCGCACTTCCTCGGCCGGGGCGCACGCCTGCGCGACCGCTTCCCCACCGGCCCGCTGCCCGGCTGGCTCGGCGAGCAGGACCTGGACGTCTACGCCGGGGAGTTCGAGCGGACCGGCCTGAGCGGCGCCCTGGGCCGCTACCGGAACATGGACCGGGACTGGGAGGACCTCGCCCACCTCGACGGCGCCCCCCTCACCCAGCCGTCCCTGTTCGCCGGCGGCGCCCTGGACGCCTCCACCACATGGATGGCCGATGCGATCAAGGCCTACCCCACCACCCTGCCCGGCCTGCTCTCCTCCCGGATCCTCGACGGCTGCGGCCACTGGATCCAGCAGGAACGCCCCGACGAGGTCAACCGGCTCCTCATCGACTGGCTCGCCGCCCTGCCCGCCTGA